ATCACCGTGGgaaagatgaagagaggaaaCGACAGCGACACCACTATGAATTTGACAAGTTTATGCGCCGCAAAGATGAGACAAAATGGGGAAAGGGCTACTGCCAGGACCGAGCCAAGAAAGAGGGGCACCATCATGGCTATTCTTACTGCCCTGATAGTGGAGACAAACTGGGAAAGGAGGACAGGGAGGACCTGGGTAACAGGAAGGAACGCCTCCGAAACAAGGTGAGCGAGAAGGTGAGCATGAGATGGGGGGTAAGGTGACAActatttgctttgtttctcaTGATGTAACTGCGTTTCAGATGTTGCATATACTAGTGCAAGTTCTCATACAGTGATAGCACCATTGGTAATCggtactgtaggtaatacactgactatggataagtacctcatacaaccccacttcaaaaaacccaaactatccctttaattaACCAtattacatgacatttaatttCACAACGAAGAGGCACAGAGTTTGATTCTTGGCTTCAGTCTTTCTGTGTCGAGGCTACCCGTGTTTATATAAGTTTCCTCTAGGTGCTGCAGATTCCTCCCACAGAACAAATACATGCTAATGGGGCAAATGTTAGACCCTTAATTGCTCATAAGGGTAACGGCATGTTTGGCCTGTGAAAAAACTACTATGATGTTAGTCGTGATGGCTCACAGTGAACTGGACGTGACAGTTTGAACCAACAACACACTGAAAGTACTGCTGAATTAAAGGCTGTCAGAATCAGTGCTGAATGTTGTGGCCGCATGAACGACAACATGTTCACTTACTGATGTACATTTGAATGGAGATGTGTCTCCGTACGGAAGTGCCTGGCATTATGGTGCTTCTTCAGGCCTTAATAAACATTGGAATCAAATATAAATGCTATACAAAGCAATCCATTAAACAAATCCATGAAAtataaaccaaataaaataagacTATAGgggtaaaatgttttaactcaCTAGGTTGTCTCTTTGTTCAGCCCTCAATCATGGTTTGGAGAGAAAAGGCTGACAGACCTAAAGGGAGGTTTATTTTTATAACTTTGTGGTAGCGTTTCTGAGCCGTAGCTGAAACTCCTCAGGGAGTTGGGTGTGATATTTGTGACTTAACAGCCTGTGATGTCAGACAACCAGGGTGTTTTCTGTACCTGCTAGCCCAGGGCATGTTGGGATACTTCAGCCCTGTGTGACTTGGAAAAGAATAAGCAggataaagaaaatgaatgagtatgtatataaataatatgaatattGAAATTGTGTGCTGCTTGTCTCTCCCATGTCCCTGCTCTCTTGTCTCCCTGCAGGACCGTCCAGCCATGCAGCTCTATCAGCCAGGTGCACGCAACAGGAAGCGCATGAGCTCAACAGGCAAAAGCTATGACTGCATCCCTGTGGGCCACTCACCTGAATCCGGGACAGAGCATTGTTATGAAGTGGTCGCTCTGGCAACAGGGCTGGAAAAGGGGTTTGAGAAAAGCAAAGATGAACAGTGAGCAGTCTGGATGTATatagaaaatacaaataaattattcagCTTTTCAGCCTAAGTTGATGGTGACATGTTTGATTGGTTATCATTGAgcttttaaatataatatacttCAGTGAGGGAGAACGGCACTTCAAAAGCAAACAGTCTTTTAGTCATTTTCATCAGTATTAGGTGTAATAAAAGTCAAAACTTTGAATGTTggtcaatgtttttgttttgctggagCATGAACATTTTTAGCACACAATAGATATTTTAACTGTCCCACTTTTTCGTATTCAATGAATTATATAGGTATACCATTAAGTTGAATCCTTGGAATAAACCATGTGAAAAATACTGACAACAGGGGCAAACAGTAGTTACCTTTATGATAGCACAACAGTTTATTCGATTTCTCATAATTATTTTGCTTATTTCATGAACTATTTTGGTTCAAATGCACAGATTGATATATGTGTCTTATTTTTTGAAATTGCCTCCTGCTAGCTAGTTTGCAATTTCATCAAAGTTTTGTCACGTGAGGCAGTCCAGTGTCATCCCTTCTGGTCATCGTGTTTTTGAAGTGCGTCCCTCCAAGAGGCAGCTCACGTTTGGTATCCATCAACAATTTGCTGGTGTAACCATGACCTCATCCTCTGCAACAGATCTTGTTACTAAGTCTTTGTAGACTAGATGTTTTTAATAATCCTATAGATTTTATTAAAATGGCATATAATGTAAGTAGAACTTACAAACAATGGATGTAGAAAATTTAACAGATGAAatcctgtgtgtatttttgtgtgtaaaggTGAAAGAGGATAAGAATTATTGATGAGGAGGACAATGTCAACGCGTTGTCAACGTCAATGTTTTAGCGCTTTTCCAAATTTTTATGTGTCTTATTACATTTGGTCCATCTCATTCTAAAGTGTCATAGAAAGAATCTTATTGTGTGAAAAGCTTTGTACATGATCACCCACGAGCCAAGAAGAACATGTTCTCTACATTTCTATAAAGCATTTCctagaaataaaatgtaaagttgCAAAGTAAGACAGATAagtgaaaacaatgaattttCTATGCTGTGTGCATGGTTTTCTATTGATTCAGTCAACGTAATGTAATGGGAAAGCCACAAATATTGATAAAGTAATATGGTCTGTTTAACAAGCCTTATATTACCTTTGCACATGACCTAACATTTGTCTGTCATACCTCTTGTatcattgttttctttaaattgtGAGAAAATAAAGCTCTTCTACCGTTATAAAAGACTAAACGGTTTTTCAGTCATTGTGGTAGTTTTATGACAGTTTGGGTGAGGCAGCATTTGTTCGCAGCACTGGCCATagtacacatttacaaatggcaGATATGAGTCAGTTATAGTTAGCAATGTATGAATACACAGCGGTATCTTGCAGTAGCATTAGTGGGTGTAGACATGCCTGGCGGTTTCATTAGTGATAGTGTAGGCAGATTATCCAAAGCTTAAATAAATCTCAGCCTTTTTACTCTCTAAGATCAGTGGTACGGTAGGTGATATACTATCTTGTTTAATTCTTGTTCTCTATTTCAATAATCAGACTAATCTCACAGATGGTGTCTGCTACACCGTCAACCAGATAAAGCAGAACCGTCTTAATCAACAGGAAGCCAGCAGCATAAGAACACACCCCATGAATCTTGTGAGCGATGAGTTGAAATTTGGTGCTCTCACTTCACTTTACAACAACACTTTAATACagcacacgtgtgtgtgtttgtgtgagtgtgtgtgtgtgtgtgtgtgtatgtgtgaattgTAGAGGATAGTGGGTATTTACTGACACCTCAAACCCTTCTTATGGTGACTTGGCACTACTTAAGatacatttaatagtctttatTCTTTGTGACTCAAATCAGTCTCAACTCACATATATGGATTTATTTCTTCTGCATTTGCATTCATGTCACAAGTATCTGACATCTTCCTTGTGGTTCTTTCCATTTACATCACAGCAGTGATATGACTGATAATGTGTAAAAGTGAAAGTAACACTCTTTGACATGTCAGGAACTCCCAAGACTTTCCCATGTGTAACTGTATAGTTTTAGAGATTGTAGGGATAATTCATAAACCACATGGTGAGGAATAAGGCAATCACGCAGGTAATCATGATGAGTAAATGTGTGTTCTCGGTGCAGTGACTATGTGGGGAGTCTATGACATGTGCGTGTCTTACTAATCAACTAGTCATTGCCTGAATGTAACGGATGGCTGTTTCTGAAGTTGGTAGAAAATTGTCACATGatccatttcctctctctctctctctctggcactGTAACCCCATTTCCTCAGCAGTTACAATATCGGTACCTCCATCTACAACTGGCACTCATATGTCTACCTGTCTCTTGTCTTGTCTGCCTCCATGTTCATATAGGTGAGTGTTCAACCGACTTTTACTGAGATTTATCAGGAGAAGTGCTAACCTTATgatcaatatattttttacatttttaatattgacTTGAAATGGGTCTCACACTCAAATAAATTTGTTGTGAAAgtataaatgtataaacatCATAgcataaatatactgtacataggtTAAAGAAATGCTTGATCCCATTACAGTGATACAACTGATAATCGTccagggagaaagaagagaaaataaataaacctaacaaacttaattattatttttagaagaagaagaaaaaacacattttaagccAAATTGCAATGTAATATGTTTTTCTGATATGTTAccaaaaaatgttgttaatatCCTGATCGTTGCAGTAATGGTGTACTTTCCATTGCATAACTTCCAGTGAAAATTACAATGTGTCTGCTGATTCCACCTCCATTTGGATTGTGGTAACCCTACCCCATTACCACTACTATGTGCACCACGTGTGAGAGAAAGTGTTTGTATCCACTACCCGCATTGAAGGGTTAAGATGATACTGGAGTGTGAGACTAAGATGAAATTCAGTTTAGTCTCAACCCCCAGTTTAAGCCATTTATAATATAATCATTGGCACTTGTGATTTTTTACATGTGTGAATCGAACGCGAGCTACCCACAGACAGTTGGCACCCCTCACTTTCTAGTCGAACATGTCCTTTTCCTGTGTGAAAACTCCACCCGACACATGTGCTACTCTCacgcaaacaaaaacacagactaaTGGAGTTATGCCATATCTGCTACAGAATCTGTTTCACACCTTGAGATCAAACATTTTTGCACATGTAAAAAGAGAATTGCATTCAGTTGAGTGCATCACTCtagacaaagtttttttttttatgttggttGATGTTTTATGCTTTCTCAATCAGATATTAAACAATTAACAAACAATCACATGATGTGCATAAATTAAGATTAATATAATATAGCTTTATTTCCACCAGCATTTTGTAAGTCTTTGTTAAACCCTGGCACACAGGTGATGGGAGGCCATTTCCATCCAATCATGACAGGGAATTCCAGCAACATCAGTCTTGACAACGCTACCCTGTCGATGCTTCAGGATGTGAACACCAGCATTGCCACCTCTGTCATCTACATGATAGTCACTGCCATTAACCTGGTAGGAAATGGCCTTTCCATGTGGCTTCTCCTCTTCCGTACCTCCCCCAAGACTCCCTCCATCATCTTCATGATTAATCTCACCCTCACCGACTTGGCCCTTGGCGCTGCCCTGCCCTTTCAGATCGTCTATCAGCTCAAAGGATACCACTGGAATCTGGGACCCAAGATGTGCAGGTATTCTTTATGATTACAGGATGAGGGTAAAGTATTGATATAGTATTGATGTCTTTAATAGAAATCCACAAAAATGTGGACAACCTTGTGTTTGTCAGGCCAAGCGTTATTTTTGCAGATACTCAGTGTACATCCATAGTCCACTAGTTGGACTATGgatggcacataaccccccataaaaccacaaatggtcTTTTTTAAACCTcggtttaaataaacaacatataacctgttaattaatgagcttttcaggtgctggtaggtggattttattactttaggacagagccaagctaacttttccccccgtttccagtctttatgctaagctaagcttaccTGCTGCTGGCTTTAGCTTTATATGTTTAATGATCATTTTGCTTTAACCAgagattaaataaaacactCTTCTTCTATGTATCCACCTACAGTTTACTGACCCTCGTCTTCTACACCAATATGTACTGTTCCATCCTGACCATGATGGCCATTGGAATTGACCGCTACCTGGGCATCGTCAGGCCTATGCTGTTCAGGGAGACCAGGGAGAAGAAGTCCATCGCTGTCATCAGCTGCCTTCTCATGTGGGGTTTGGTCCTGAGCGTTCTGTATCCACTGATGACCACAGACCTGACCTTTCACATTCCTAAACTCAGGATTACCACATGCTTTGATGTGTTGAAGAAAGACATGCTCCCGACCGTGTCAGC
This Siniperca chuatsi isolate FFG_IHB_CAS linkage group LG12, ASM2008510v1, whole genome shotgun sequence DNA region includes the following protein-coding sequences:
- the p2ry8 gene encoding P2Y purinoceptor 8, producing the protein MGGHFHPIMTGNSSNISLDNATLSMLQDVNTSIATSVIYMIVTAINLVGNGLSMWLLLFRTSPKTPSIIFMINLTLTDLALGAALPFQIVYQLKGYHWNLGPKMCSLLTLVFYTNMYCSILTMMAIGIDRYLGIVRPMLFRETREKKSIAVISCLLMWGLVLSVLYPLMTTDLTFHIPKLRITTCFDVLKKDMLPTVSAWAAFLFSMVFVLFLFPFCVTTFCYVSVIRKLARDSKTAQKEKAIRLAIIVLLVFTLCFAPSNILLFAHSVLRLFYKQSLYTAYKLSLSFSCLNSCLDPFIYYFASKDFRQKLRQIMNLHSLSSADSMKMEHKESLYSAHYTFEERKQQGDTDATV